Proteins encoded within one genomic window of Brassica rapa cultivar Chiifu-401-42 chromosome A09, CAAS_Brap_v3.01, whole genome shotgun sequence:
- the LOC103842226 gene encoding zinc finger CCCH domain-containing protein 22, giving the protein MASEEDKALEDLLDYQLKDQRESLSAIEEALASDPSNPDLLSVHEELVGAIKDAEEGLFQLKRARLLQEADIVLHGLNNNAAAVKPANELEPKRKDLDDGSKCRFRHTDGRWYNGRIIGFEGYDSAKISFLTPTSENMMMCKFFLQGRCRFGSSCRLSHGVDVPISSLKNYEETEWKQSMVGSKIWAVSGSKYDVWRVGELESWDDKLQLGGVVFRDDGSSVKLGSDAMVLSEYADDDGEGEDDEEEDGSDSGSEEESVSSDYDEEFPQGIGILGTTDQRRGGVQNETAIFAKWENHTRGIASKLMANMGYREGMGLGVSGQGRLDPIVAKVLPPKRSLDHALEHIKNGEAKSEKPKKKRSRGGRRKREKKFAEAARAAKQEEESDLFSFINNHEKATGRESVKKRQNIGPVDRKALVAYEDEVKDLKFQVKKLEEMVKRNKRDQSFSDAATRRLKEVQKALASTLAAQASASNAVESKENEKKWLKF; this is encoded by the exons ATGGCGAGCGAAGAAGACAAAGCCCTTGAAGATCTTCTCGACTATCAGCTGAAAGACCAAAGAGAATCACTTTCAGCCATCGAAGAAGCCCTCGCCTCTGACCCTTCTAATCCCGACCTCCTCTCG GTACATGAAGAGCTTGTTGGAGCAATCAAGGATGCAGAGGAAGGGCTTTTCCAGTTAAAACGTGCTCGGTTATTACAGGAAGCTGACATTGTTCTCCACGGTCTGAATAATAACGCTGCTGCAGTCAAACCTGCAAATGAGCTGGAGCCAAAGAGAAAGGATTTGGATGATGGATCGAAATGTAGATTCAGGCACACTGATGGACGTTGGTATAACGGTCGCATTATCGGGTTTGAAGGATATGATTCTGCAAAGATCTCTTTCCTCACACCCACTTCCGAGAATATGATG ATGTGCAAGTTCTTCTTGCAAGGGAGGTGTCGGTTTGGCAGTTCCTGTCGTTTATCACATG GAGTTGATGTGCCGATATCTTCTCTGAAGAACTATGAAGAGACTGAGTGGAAGCAGTCCATGGTAGGCTCCAAGATTTGGGCAGTTTCTGGAAGCAAATACGATGTATGGAGGGTGGGTGAACTTGAATCATGGGATGATAAGTTACAGCTAGGCGGAGTTGTTTTCAGAGATGATGGAAGCTCAGTAAAGCTAGGTTCTGATGCTATGGTATTATCAGAGTACGCTGATGATGATGGAGAAGGCGaggatgatgaggaagaagatgggAGTGATTCAGGCTCTGAAGAAGAATCTGTTTCAAGTGATTACGATGAAGAGTTTCCTCAAGGCATAGGCATTCTAGGAACCACAGATCAAAGGAGAGGAGGCGTACAGAATGAGACAGCTATATTCGCCAAGTGGGAGAATCACACCAGAGGGATAGCTTCTAAGTTGATGGCAAATATGGGTTACCGTGAAGGGATGGGACTCGGCGTCTCCGGTCAAGGGAGGTTAGACCCAATTGTTGCAAAAGTGCTACCTCCAAAGAGGTCGTTGGATCACGCTCTCGAGCATATCAAGAACGGAGAAGCTAAAAGCGAGAAaccaaagaagaagaggagcagAGGTGGGAGAAGGAAGCGTGAGAAGAAGTTTGCAGAAGCAGCTAGAGCGGCGAAACAGGAAGAGGAATCAGATTTGTTTAGCTTCATCAACAACCACGAGAAAGCAACTGGGAGAGAGTCTGTGAAAAAGAGGCAGAACATCGGTCCGGTAGACAGGAAAGCACTGGTTGCGTACGAAGACGAAGTCAAGGACTTGAAGTTTCAAGTAAAGAAACTAGAAGAGATGGtgaagagaaacaaaagagaTCAGAGTTTTTCAGATGCTGCGACGAGGAGAttgaaagaagtccagaaggcACTGGCTTcaacgttagcagctcaagcttCTGCCTCCAATGCTGTAGAAAGCAAAGAGAACGAAAAGAAATGGCTCAAGTTCTAG
- the LOC103842227 gene encoding peroxidase 18, with translation MASPFSSCKQKHAFLSSLLLFLSLLLLISSSAANLSFNFYGSSCPGAEFIVRNTVRSASSSDPSVLGKLLRLVFHDCFVQGCDASVLVRGNGTERSDPGNASLGGFDVIESAKNVLEIFCPGIVSCADVLVLAARDAVEALGGPVVAIPTGRRDGTVSAAENVRPNIIDTDFTVDKMINIFSSKGLSVQDLVVLSGAHTVGAAHCNTFNSRFTRDPRGNFELIDASLDNSYAQTLLNKCSSSMDPTTTVVNNDPETSSTFDNQYYKNLLAHKGLFQTDSALMEDDRTRKIVEILANDEESFLERWTESFMKMSVIGVRVGEEGEIRRSCSSVN, from the exons ATGGCGTCTCCCTTCTCTTCCTGCAAACAAAAACATGCATTCctctcctctcttcttctttttctttctctactCCTGCTCATTTCTTCTTCCGCAGCTAATCTCTCTTTCAACTTCTACGGCAGTTCATGCCCTGGAGCTGAATTTATCGTCAGAAACACCGTTAGATCAGCTTCTTCCTCTGATCCATCAGTCCTTGGGAAGCTCCTCCGTCTTGTCTTCCATGACTGTTTCGTCCAG GGTTGTGATGCGTCAGTGTTGGTTCGAGGGAACGGTACAGAGAGAAGCGACCCTGGAAACGCGTCCTTAGGAGGTTTTGATGTAATAGAAAGCGCCAAAAATGTACTAGAAATCTTCTGTCCGGGCATAGTCTCCTGCGCCGATGTCCTTGTTCTTGCTGCTAGAGACGCCGTCGAAGCT CTCGGTGGACCGGTAGTTGCAATACCGACAGGGAGGAGAGACGGGACTGTCTCAGCGGCGGAAAATGTCAGACCAAACATCATTGATACCGACTTCACAGTTGATAAGATGATCAATATCTTTTCCTCCAAAGGCTTATCTGTTCAAGATCTTGTCGTTCTCTCAG GAGCCCATACTGTTGGTGCTGCGCACTGCAACACATTCAACAGCAGGTTTACGAGAGATCCTAGAGGCAACTTCGAGCTCATAGACGCGTCTCTCGACAACTCCTACGCGCAGACACTTCTGAACAAGTGTTCATCTTCTATGGATCCGACGACTACGGTCGTAAACAACGATCCAGAGACATCGTCCACGTTCGACAATCAGTACTACAAGAACTTGTTGGCGCACAAGGGTCTGTTCCAGACGGATTCTGCTCTCATGGAAGATGATCGGACTAGGAAGATTGTCGAGATTCTGGCGAACGATGAGGAGAGTTTTTTGGAGAGATGGACCGAGTCGTTTATGAAGATGAGTGTGATTGGTGTGAGAGTTGGTGAAGAAGGTGAGATCAGACGTTCTTGTTCTTCTGTAAATTAA
- the LOC103842228 gene encoding eukaryotic translation initiation factor 3 subunit B, whose amino-acid sequence MAELDIDTRAAKLGIDWSQVNLDSIQLPPGENFGIESDDEGVYHDDQLEFDTGFGNIIVVDNLPVVPKTKFEKLENVLKKIYSQLGVIKEKGLWMPVDPNTGMTLGYCFIEFNTPQEAQNAKEKTHGYKLDKSHIFAVNMFDDFDRLMNVKEEWEAPQTKPYVPGENLQKWLTDEKARDQLVTRSGPDTEVFWNDARQKNTELVHKRPYWTESYVQWSPLGTYLVTLHKQGAAVWGGADTFTRLMRYQHNMVKLVDFSPGEKYLVTYHSQEPSNPRDASKVEIKVFDVRTGRMMRDFKGSADEFSIGGPGGVAGASWPVFRWAGGKDDKYFAKLSKNTISVYETETFGLIDKKSIKVDNVVDICWSPTDSILSLFVPEQGGGNQPAKVALVQIPSKVELRQKNLFSVSDCKMYWQSSGEYLAVKVDRYTKTKKSTYSGFELFRIKERDIPIEVLELDNKNDKIIAFAWEPKGHRFAVIHGDQPRPDVSFYTMKTTQHGGRVTKLGTLKAKQANALFWSPTGKYIILAGLKNFNGQLEFFNVDELETMATTEHFMATDIEWDPTGRYVATAVTSVHEMENGFTIWSFNGKLLYRNLKDHFFQLAWRPRPPSFLSPEKEEEIAKNLKKYSKKYELEDQDVSLLLSEQDREKRKALKEEWEKWVKQWKSLHEEEKLARQSLRDGEISDEEEEEDEAKEVKEVEFEDVIEVIEEVVQE is encoded by the exons ATGGCGGAATTGGATATCGACACCCGCGCGGCTAAGCTAGGGATCGATTGGTCTCAGGTTAACCTCGATTCAATTCAACTCCCTCCTGGAGAAAACTTCGGGATCGAGAG TGATGATGAAGGTGTTTATCACGACGACCAGTTAGAGTTCGACACTGGGTTCGGTAACATAATCGTGGTTGATAACCTCCCTGTTGTTCCAAAGACTAAGTTTGAGAAGCTCGAGAATGTCCTGAAGAAGATTTACAGCCAGCTGGGCGTTATCAAGGAGAAAGGACTGTGGATGCCTGTTGATCCCAACACGGGGATGACATTGGGATACTGTTTCATTGAGTTCAATACTCCTCAG GAAGCTCAAAACGCAAAGGAGAAGACTCATGGCTACAAGTTGGACAAGTCTCATATCTTTGCTGTCAACATGTTCGATGATTTTGACAGgctgatgaatgtcaaagaggagTGGGAGGCTCCTCAGACCAAGCCCTATGTCCCTGGG GAAAACTTGCAAAAGTGGCTTACGGATGAGAAAGCAAGGGATCAGCTAGTCACGCGCTCTGGCCCTGATACCGAAGTTTTTTGGAATGATGCTAGGCAGAAGAATACTGAACTCGTTCATAAGCGTCCG TACTGGACAGAGAGCTATGTGCAGTGGTCTCCTCTTGGTACATACCTTGTGACACTTCACAAGCAGGGGGCAGCTGTTTGGGGTGGTGCTGATACCTTCACTCGTCTCATGCGTTATCAGCATAATATG GTAAAACTAGTTGATTTCTCTCCTGGTGAGAAATACCTGGTAACTTACCACAGCCAGGAACCAAGTAACCCACGAGATGCAAGT AAAGTAGAGATAAAGGTCTTTGATGTGAGAACCGGGAGGATGATGAGAGATTTCAAGGGTAGTGCTGATGAGTTTTCAATTGGAGGACCTGGTGGTGTTGCTGGTGCTTCTTGGCCTGTCTTCAG ATGGGCTGGTGGAAAAGACGACAAATACTTTGCCAAGCTCAGCAAAAACACGATATCTGTCTACGAGACCGAGACATTTGGCCTAATTGACAAGAAATCCATCAAGGTTGATAATGTCGTGGACATCTGTTGGTCTCCCACTGACTCCATCCTTTCACTCTTTGTTCCTGAACAAGGTGGTGGGAACCAGCCTGCCAAGGTAGCTCTTGTCCAAATCCCTAGCAAGGTGGAGCTGAGACAGAAGAATCTCTTCAGCGTGAGCGACTGCAAGATGTACTGGCAGAGCAGTGGAGAATATCTCGCAGTCAAGGTTGATCGATACACAAAGACGAAGAAGAGCACGTACTCTGGCTTCGAGCTTTTCCGCATCAAAGAGAGGGATATCCCCATCGAGGTTCTTGAGCTGGACAACAAGAACGACAAGATCATCGCTTTCGCGTGGGAGCCCAAGGGTCACAGGTTTGCCGTGATTCACGGTGACCAGCCAAGACCAGATGTCAGTTTCTACACGATGAAGACCACGCAACACGGTGGAAGGGTTACAAAGCTGGGTACTTTGAAGGCCAAACAAGCCAATGCCCTCTTCTGGTCGCCCACGGGGAAGTACATTATCCTTGCTGGGCTGAAGAATTTCAACGGCCAGCTTGAGTTTTTCAACGTGGATGAGCTCGAGACCATGGCCACAACTGAACATTTCATGGCCACTGATATCGAATGGGACCCAACTGGAAG GTACGTTGCAACGGCAGTGACATCAGTCCATGAGATGGAGAATGGGTTCACCATCTGGTCGTTCAATGGAAAATTGCTTTACCGGAATCTGAAGGATCATTTCTTCCAG TTAGCGTGGCGCCCAAGACCTCCATCGTTCTTGTCTccggagaaggaagaagagataGCAAAGAACCTGAAGAAGTACAGCAAGAAGTACGAGTTAGAGGATCAGGACGTGTCGCTGCTGTTGAGTGAACAAGACAGAGAGAAGAGGAAGGCGTTGAAGGAAGAGTGGGAGAAATGGGTGAAGCAGTGGAAGTCGCTGCACGAAGAGGAGAAACTTGCGAGACAGAGCCTCAGGGATGGAGAAATCAGtgatgaggaggaagaagaggatgaaGCCAAAGAAGTTAAAGAAGTTGAGTTTGAGGATGTTATTGAAGTCATTGAAGAAGTCGTCCAAGAATGA